The DNA region GAACTTAGTAAATTCTTCGTCAGTCAATGAACGCTCTTCGTTCATAGGACCGTTCTTCTTTTGCAAACGCATCAATTCAACAACGTTAACATAACGCATTGCAACATCAGGGAAGGCATGGTTAACAATGTTCAAAGCTGCCAAAGTTTCGATTGTTGGCTCAACACCAGCAGATGCGAAGACGATATCAGCCTTACCTTCTGGCGCAGTAGATGCCCAGTCGATAACCTTCAATCCTTCAGTAGCCAATTCAGCTGCTTCTTCAACAGAGAACCATTGTTGACGAGGTTGCTTTGAGGCAACGATGTGGTTAACCTTGTGACGTTCAGTAAACGCACGACCAAAGACAGCCAACAATGAGTTACCATCAGCTGGCAAGTATTGGCGAATGAAGTCAGACTTCTTTTCTGCCAAGTGTGTCAACATACCAGGATCTTGGTGAGTGTAACCGTTGTGGTCTTGTTGGAATACAGTTGATGTTGAAATCAAGTTCAATGATGGGTAATCATTACGCCATGATTGTTCTGATGCATGACGCAACCACTTGAAGTGTTGTGTAATCATTGAATCAACAACACGCAAGAATGATTCGTATGATGCAAAGACACCAACACGACCAGTCAAGGTGTAAGCTTCAAGCCAACCTTCAGCTTGGTGCTCTGACAATTGTGAATCAAGGATACGACCTTCTGATGCTTCATATTGGTCAAATGGTTCCTTAACTTCTTCCATCCATTGACGGTTAGTGATGTTAAACATTTCCCATAGACGGTTTGACATCGTCTCGTCAGGTCCGAAGATACGGAATGACGTTGGGTTCAACTTAGAAACAGCAGCGAAGTAACCTGACAAAACGTTCATGTCCATGTTACGGTTACCGTCAGCTAATTCAGTTCCACGGTTTTCTGCAGTAATGTCGTTAGTGAATTCTTTCCAATCTGGCAAAGTCAAATCAGTTGCTTTTTCACCACGGGCACGACCACCGTTAGCCAATGGGTTTGAAGCCATACGCTTGTCACCCTTAGGTGCCATTTCGGCAACTTCGGCCTTCAAAGTACCATCAGCATTGAACAATTCTGTTGGCTTGTATGAGTTCATCCACTCTTCAAACTTAGGCAAAGTAGCAAGCTTCTTTTGTGCAAGAGGCAATGGTACTTGGTGCGCACGGAATGAACCTTCGATAGGTGCACCTGACTCGTCATGAGTTGGTCCACCCCAGCCCTTAGGCAAACGAGCGATAATCACTGGCCAAGCAGCGATGGTACCGTCAGCGTACTTTCCGTTTTCACGGGCATCCTTTTGAATAGCTTGGATATCTTCGATCGCTTGATCAAGAACCTTAGCAGCCAATTCGTGGTATGCAGTGTAATCATGAATATCATCGTTTTCAATGAAACGAGGTGAGTATCCAAGACCTTCGAAGAACTTAGTGATTTCTTCGTCTGACATACGTGAGAAGATAGTAGGGTTTGAAATCTTGAATCCGTTCAAATCCAAGATAGGCAAAACCGCACCGTCATTCTTTGGGTTGATAAACTTGATTGAATGCCAAGCAGTCATTGATGGCCCAGTTTCTACTTCACCATCACCGATAACTGTGAAAGCAATTTGGTCAGGATTGTCCAAGATTGCACCAGTTGCGTGTGACAATGAGTATCCAAGTTCTCCACCTTCGTGTAATGAACCTGGTGTTTGAGCTGTCATGTGTGATCCAATTCCACCAGGGAATGAGAACTTCTTGAACAACTTTGACATACCCTCAACATCTTGTGTGATTTCAGGGTAATTTTCAGTATATGAACCGTCCAAGTATGAGTTTGTAACCATAACTTGTCCACCGTGACCAGGGCCACCGATGTAGAACATGTTCAAACCATACTTGTTGATCAAACGGTTAGCGTGAGCGTACAAGAACGTTTGTCCTGAGATAGTTCCCCAGTGTCCGATAGGCTTAACCTTCACATCGTCAGCGACGATAGGTGTTCCAGTAACTGAGAACAATGGGTTGCTCTTCAAAAAGATCATACCTGCTGAAAGGTAGTTGGTAGCACGCCACCAAGCATCAACCTTAGCAAGGTATTCCTTTGAATCAAAATCTACTGCCATTTTGATTAAATCTCCTTTATAGGTGTGAGAAATATGAATTAAAACTTAGGGACAATCCCCTAAGAACAACTCCATGATAACAGAATAATGTTTAGGTTTCAATAGAAAATGTTGAATTGGACCGCACCAATTTAAATAAATTTAAGATTCTCGTTTCTAACAGTCGTATCTAACGCAATAAACACCAATTAAAATCCCTTTTTGCATATTCTGCACACTTCACCCCATGATTTTTCATATCCTCTTGTTACATTAATAATGGTTTTAATCTCATTTATGAATTTACGAAAATAATGGAGAATGCAGTATGAAAAAATTCAAATATTTTTTCCTCATCATTGGGATTGGCATCAGCGCTACTTATGGTTTCCTCAGCGTTCAAAAAATGCATGCCCAACATTCCAATGCGACAGTCCACTTCTATGGTAAGCAAAGTTCAGCAACTAGTAGTTCGCTCACTCACCCGAATCAATCACACGCCAGTAATGAACGGACAACAACTGAAATGCCTTTGATCCAAAATGTCCCGGCGCCATTAGGGGCAGATAACCTATACATTACATACGCATCACCAATCACATTTTCTCCGACAGCAAATGGACTAACATCTGATGCGACCTATCATGGTATTTATTTTGCCCACAAGCACATCCTACTTCCAAATCCAGATCAAGTGTCAATTGATAATGAATTGATTACTACCGCGCCATTTTTACAAATACATAGTGCAACAAGTCAACACCATTTCTGGTGTGCCACCGTGACTCACGACGACACTTTCACTGCCAGCAATGGGGATACCTTGAAAAATGCAGCTCTCGTCATGTCAACCACTGACCAGCAGACGGACAATCCAGATACAATTGCTTCCCCAGCCTTTACTCGCTACTACAATGAACAGACCATGCCTGTAGGCCAAGAGATGTGTGTCATGGCGGGACCTGAAGCACATACGCCTGGAAATTTCACTTATTCATTTGGAAAAACCAATACCGACAAAGACACAGTATCGGAAGGATTATCCGTTGCAATTCCAGCCGGAACGTTAATGAAAAATAAAACGTATCAAACGCATCTGACCTGGCATATTAATGATGTACCATTGGAAGCCCATCAAGGGCGTCATTAATCTATTAGTCCTTAATCGCCAGTTGATTCATCATCACTTCAAATTAAAAAGTGAGGCATCACTCAAGAAACCTCACTTTTTTATTGAATCAATGCATAGTCACTAATTTATTCACCATCCATTGAAACGAATGAATTATAATGCATATACCGATAATGAACCCGCATCGTTCCGTATTCAAATGGGGTCCCATCATCTAGGAAATAGATTCCAGACATTACACCGACTGGTTCGTTTTCATTTAAATCTAACATTTGTTGATCACGGGCATTTGAAGGTTCAACCGTCACGGTCACAAATGATTTTGTGACCGCTTTTTTAGTTGCTGTTTCAGCATAATGAAACATCGAATACTTAAAATTTTCTTCAGTTGCCATAGGCAATAGTTTAACTGGAATTAAGGCTTTTTCCAACATGAAATACTTACTCTGTAACGTTCTTAATCGTGATACGTTCCAAACTTCTTCCCCTGGCTCTAAAAACAAGGCCAAACGGGTTTCTTCATCGGCTGGCTCTTTTTTTGCAGACAGCAAATGAATAGCTGGTGTTTCACCATTGTGTCGAAACGAATCAGAAACACCTAAATTAGCGCCCATTGAACGAAATAATGATTTATTTTTTAAATAAAGCGGGTTAACAAATGTACCGGCCCCACGTTTTTTAAAAATAATTCCCTGACCAACTAATCCACTCACGGCACGTTTAATCGAACTCCGTGACACATTGTATTCAGCTGCTAGCGACCGTTCATCTGGTAATTTCAATGTTTCAAAGGCACCTGCATTAATTCTTTTTTGTAAATCAATCATCACGCGCGCATAAATAGCGCCTTCTTCTGCCACAGTCTTTTTTTCCTCTCACTGTTAATCATGTTTTCTATTATACAACAAAATTGGTCCAACCAAAATGAAATGGTCGGACCAATTTTTAATTTAACAATAACTGGCATCACGCTGATGGTTGGCGCTTATGCAACAATAATGTGAGCAAGCCAGAAACAACAATAATCAATGATGCCATCCAAAATGCAGTATGAATACCTTGCATTTCAGCGACTTTCAAAGAATGACCGGCTTGTTTTTGTGCTAAGGTTACCAAACTATACACCGTAATTAGGGCCGCTGTCCCAAACGACGCTGCCACTTGGCGAACTGTTGTAAAGGCGGCTGATGCGTCAGGCATCAAAGCTAATGGCACTGCATTAAATGCTTCAGTTTGAATCGGCATCATGACTAAGACTAGTCCCACTTGGCGGATAAATTGCCCCACAACCGGCACCCAAAGGGGTGTATCAAGCGCTAAACTTGAAAGAATCACGGTACCAACAAAAGTAATCCCCAAGCCAATCGGTGCCAAGACGCGCGCACCATACTGGTCATAAAGTTTACCAGATGTTGGTGACAACATCGCAGTCACTAAGGCACCTGGCATAATGACCAAGCCAGAAATCAAAGCAGACGTTCCTCGTACCGTCTGCATGTAAAGTGGCAACATCAATGCTCCACCATAAAGCGCGGTCATCAAAACCACGTTAATCAATACGGCCACCCAAAAATTATGATAAGTGAAAACTTTGAAGTTTAACAAAGGCACACTCGTATGCGTCTGTTGAAACACGAAACCATAGGTCACTAATGACCCAATTAAAATAAAGGCCCAAACGTTTGGACTGGTCCAATCGCCGGTTCCCACATTTGAGAAACCATACAATAACGTACCCAATCCAATCGATGACAAAATCACGCCAACAAAATCGAACTTCAAGAACTTTTGTTCCCCGATATTGCCTAACATCAATGCGGCGAGCACTAAATCAATAATCATCAGTGGGGCGATGCCCAAGAATAACCAACGCCATGAGACATTTGAAACAATGAATCCTGACAAAGTAGGTCCAATTGTCGGCGCAAAATTTAATGCTAACCCAATGATTCCCATGGCGGCACCACGTTTGTCACTGGTAAATAGATTCATCACGATCACGTTCATTAATGGTCCAAAGACACCACCGCCAATCGCTTGAATCATGCGTCCAGTGATTAAAATTGGATACGTTGGCGCGAACCCAGCAATTAACGTCCCCGTCGCAAAAATCACCATCGCTGTTAAGTATAAGTTTCTTGTTTTATACCGTTGAATTAAAAAAGCGGTTAATGGGACCATCACCCCATTCACCAACATGTAACCATTTGTCATCCATTGGCCAAGTGCCGTCGTGATGTTAAATTCTCGCATAATACTAGGTAATGCGGTATTCATTAACGTTTGATTTAGAAAACTCAAAAAGACACCGGCCATTAAAATATACAAAACGCCACGATCACGTTTTGACAGACTCTGCATATACACTCCTATCTACTACTTACCGAATAAGCAGTCTTGCAATAAATTGAATAACAAGCCCCAGCACAATCAATAATCCAAAGAAAATTAAAAATGGTCGTGTTAAATGTGACCAGACCATTACTGCCTGGATTTTTCCGATATATATAACTACCATACTACTAATTGTTAGTAAGAACAAATACAGAATCATCCCCGTGCGGGCACCACGCCAATCTGACGCACTCAAATCAATTCCAAAGAACAATGTCAACATCAAATAAAGCCATAAACCGCCTTGCCACCATGTATTGGGCCAAGCAAAAGGCATTTGAACTAAACTTGGCCAAAGCCAAAGGGTCACAATATACATCACCCCACTAATGCCAAAGATGGGTGCAATCCCGATAAAAAAATTTCCAAGCATTTGATATTTATTTTTGACATCATACGCATGTTGTACATAGCCCAATGTGCCATTTTGGTCTGGTCGCTGTAAAAGCACCATTTTTTGAATACGATGTCTAAACACAATGGCTATCAACGCGTGTGATAACTCATGCACGATAATACCTAACCATGCCAAATATACCTTTCCCCCGATAAGCCGGCTATTGCGACGCATGATCAACGACACAAGATAACTCCCAATAATTGGTATCACAAAAAAAGTTGCAATGATTATCAACCACATTGCAACAAATGGATATTGTTCACTTAACATGTTTAAATTTTTCATCTATCAATATCCTTATTTAAAATTAAACTGTTATAACCACAGCCACCCAAATAAAGTGACTAATAAAATAACCCCGCCCAACATGATGAGCTGGCGACGTTTTAGATCTTTTCCAACCACCATTAATGACACACTAATAAACAATCCAATTAACGCTAAGATATCCTTAATCATGAGTTACTCCTTTAATCTGCTTCATTTGGAAAATATAATTGTCCGTCAACCGTTTCAAGTACCGTTGGGAACAACTCTTTCAAACTTAAATCAGCCTGTCCAAAAGTAGCCGACGCTTTAACTTTTGTTTGTTCAATTGGGACATACCCAAAATTAGGCCAATACTCAGGTGCGGTCTGGGTCACCAACATGACTGCTGGCGATGACAAAACAACTGCAATTTCAACCTCAGCTTGCAACCGCCAACCAATTCCGCGACCACGGTATTGCGTGGCCACGACCAAGGGGTTAAGTAGACCAACCAACCATTCATCATCTTGGTTTTTTGCCTGAAGCAGTGTCGGTGTTACTAAGGCATACCCAACTAGCTTGCCGTCTAGTTTAGCCACAATTTCTGTTGGCGGGTACATACCATGTGCTTGACGTGCTTGTTGTATCAGTTTTTGAGACGCCTGTCGTAATTGTTGATCTGAAATATTATCAATCATTAACTGGTCAATAGCTGCATAATCACTAGGGACTGCAAAATGAAATGCGAGCTTGGCAAGCGGATGCATATGATTCATCTGCCGTAAAGGTAAACGGTCAAATAAGTAACCCAATTCACGCAACATATCAACTTTTTGTAAATCTGATTGTCGCATTTCAGTTGGCCGCGCTGATGCTGTGGCCAATGTATCAAAGAGACGCGTCAAATCATAGGCTGTTAATACTCGATAATCGGGTTGACGATGTTCAAAGATATAATCCATAGGAACCGCATGTCCCAACAATTCCGTTAGTTCACCATAACTAATCAAGGCCAATGATAGATGCCCATCGAAAAACACAGGGTCGTCCACTGCCCCAATTCGATTGAAACCCATCGCTTGCAACTGTTGATTTAACTGATCATTGTCAGCAATAACTGCATCTGGTAAAGCTATCGGCACCACCGTTGCACCAAAATCATAACCAGTAATCATTTCCATGGCTGTCGTGCCAACCACAATCGGCACGAGTTCAAGTGCGTTAAATTTGACCATCGTCATTTCAAAATACGTAAACTTTTCAACGTCCAAAACTCACTCCTTTCGCCATACAGTCCTTCAACTCTTAATTATACAGTATGACTCATTCATGTCATTGCCCACACTATCAAATGACGTTTCAAATGAATTAATTCTCTAATTCACTCAATGATGGATTCGTTATCATTATAATTTTAATTGGGACTCATCCTGATTTTGAATTTGGCGCATAATTTTTTTATGAAACTTCAACCATGCAGGTACCAAGAATGACACTGATGCCATCCATGCCAGAGGGTTAGAGAAACTAGCGCCAAAGAAGCCAAGCCAAACCACCAATGTAAAGGCAGCTAATGACCGCATCAGCATTTCCCCAATACCAGCCATCGTGGGTGTTTTTGTGTCGCCTAATCCTTGTAACGCATATCGTAAGACAAACAAAACCGCTAGAATAGCATAAAATGGCCCATTCGCCCAAAAGAAGATTTGAGCCAGATGCTTCACTTCGCCTGCATGACCACCAGCTTCATTCAAAAATAGATTGACTAAATAATGCCCAAAGATAATTTCAGCCACCCCTAAAACCACTGCTGAACCAATACTCATCTGCAAAACCCGCTTCATACCGTCAATAATACGTTGATATTCGCGAGCGCCATAATTCTGAGCTACATACGTTGCCATCGTCACCCCAAATGACATCAAAACCAACACTAAGATTTGGTCGACCTTCGAGGCGGCAGTATACCCTGCCACTGAGTCCGTCCCCAATGAATTAATAGCCGCTTGTAGGGTCATTGATCCAATCGCAATAATTGATTGCTGAAATCCCATTGGCAACCCTGCCGACAGATGGGTCCGAATTTCGGCTCGATCCCATTTTAAATCAGCCCATGTAATATGCAATGCTGGAATATAACGCACGATGTGCCACCAACTCGTTAAGGTTGAAATACCATAGGCAACAACCGTAGCGAAAGCAGCCCCAGCCGTCCCCCATTTAAAGACGAGAATAAAAATCAACTCTAATACGATATTAATTAACATCCCCAAAATCAAATGATACAGTGGCGCGCGCGAATTACCGACTGCCCGCATGGCATTTGCTAAAACATTATAGCCAACTTGAGTAATCACACCACCCCAAATCACCAAAATAAAGATGTGCGCCATCTCAAAGATTGGTGTTGGCGTTTGCATAATGACTAGTAGTGGGCGTAAGCCGACCATACCAATAGCTGTTAAAAAAATGGTGACAACAAAAGCCGCCATGATACTCTGCCCAAAAGACCGTTTCACACCTTGCATATCTTTAGCCCCATAGCGCTGGGCGGTAATAATCGACATCCCGGATGTTAATCCGCCGACAAAGCCCAATGACAAAAACATAATTGCACCGGTTGATCCGACTGCGGCCAATGCTTTGACGCCTAAGGTTTGCCCGACAATTAATGTATCAATGATATTGTATAAATTTTGAAATAGGTAACCTACAATAATTGGTAGTGTAAATAACACAATTAATTTAGCGGGATTCCCTTTCGTTAAATCTTGCATAACATTGCCTCTCAATTCACAAAAAAGGAGCCGTTAAGCTCCCCCTTCTTAGTCTAACTATAGTTTATTTTAATCAATTTAAGCATAAAAATAAATCGTCTGATTTTATTTATCCCAAAATGACAAATTGTTTTTACAAAACAATTGATTTTTCAAGCATTTGTTTTTGTACTTCAGGATGTGCCATAAATTCATCATAAGTTGTCTCAGCACGATCAATTGATCCTTGATCTGATACGACCACGATATGGTCGGCAATAGTCTGAGCAAATGTATGGTCATGTGATGTGAAAATCAAAGCGCCTTGATAATCAACCAAGCCATCGTTTAGTGACGTAATCGATTCCAAATCCAAATGATTCGTTGGATCATCCAAAATTAAGACATTGGCTTTGGTTAGCATCAACTTTGAAAGCATCACGCGTACTTTTTCGCCACCAGACAAGACGTCTAACGTCTTTTCAGCATCTTCACCTCTGAATAGCATCCGGCCAAGCAAGCCACGCAAGAAAGTATTATCATTTTCTTCCTTTGAGGCATAATCACGCAAGAAGTCTAAAATTGGCATGTCAGGCTTCTCAAAATTACTTCCCATGTCTTTAGCAAGGTAGTCGCGAGTCGTTGTGACACCCCACGTCACAGTCCCACTATCTGGTTCAAGACGACCTGCCAAAATATCCAAAAGGACAGTCGCTGCTACGTCATTTTCTGCCATCACTAACGTCTTTTCATTTGGTGACAAAGTAAAGGTAATGTCATCAAGTAGCTTGACCCCATCGATCGTTTTAGACAAGTTTTCAACGCGCACCAAGTCATTTCCAATTTCGCGATTAATATCAAAATGAATATATGGATACTTACGCGTTGACGGTTGAATATCGTCTAATGTAATTTTGTCCAATTGCTTCTTTCGTGACGTTGCTTGCTTTGATTTAGAAGCGTTAGCTGAGAAACGCGCAATAAAGTCTTGCAATTCTTTAATTTGCTCTTCCTTCTTAGCATTCGCATTTGATTGCAAACGCGCAGCTAATTCTGAAGATTCTTTCCAGAAATCATAGTT from Weissella diestrammenae includes:
- a CDS encoding WxL domain-containing protein, whose product is MKKFKYFFLIIGIGISATYGFLSVQKMHAQHSNATVHFYGKQSSATSSSLTHPNQSHASNERTTTEMPLIQNVPAPLGADNLYITYASPITFSPTANGLTSDATYHGIYFAHKHILLPNPDQVSIDNELITTAPFLQIHSATSQHHFWCATVTHDDTFTASNGDTLKNAALVMSTTDQQTDNPDTIASPAFTRYYNEQTMPVGQEMCVMAGPEAHTPGNFTYSFGKTNTDKDTVSEGLSVAIPAGTLMKNKTYQTHLTWHINDVPLEAHQGRH
- a CDS encoding GNAT family N-acetyltransferase, which codes for MDVEKFTYFEMTMVKFNALELVPIVVGTTAMEMITGYDFGATVVPIALPDAVIADNDQLNQQLQAMGFNRIGAVDDPVFFDGHLSLALISYGELTELLGHAVPMDYIFEHRQPDYRVLTAYDLTRLFDTLATASARPTEMRQSDLQKVDMLRELGYLFDRLPLRQMNHMHPLAKLAFHFAVPSDYAAIDQLMIDNISDQQLRQASQKLIQQARQAHGMYPPTEIVAKLDGKLVGYALVTPTLLQAKNQDDEWLVGLLNPLVVATQYRGRGIGWRLQAEVEIAVVLSSPAVMLVTQTAPEYWPNFGYVPIEQTKVKASATFGQADLSLKELFPTVLETVDGQLYFPNEAD
- a CDS encoding MDR family MFS transporter, with amino-acid sequence MQSLSKRDRGVLYILMAGVFLSFLNQTLMNTALPSIMREFNITTALGQWMTNGYMLVNGVMVPLTAFLIQRYKTRNLYLTAMVIFATGTLIAGFAPTYPILITGRMIQAIGGGVFGPLMNVIVMNLFTSDKRGAAMGIIGLALNFAPTIGPTLSGFIVSNVSWRWLFLGIAPLMIIDLVLAALMLGNIGEQKFLKFDFVGVILSSIGLGTLLYGFSNVGTGDWTSPNVWAFILIGSLVTYGFVFQQTHTSVPLLNFKVFTYHNFWVAVLINVVLMTALYGGALMLPLYMQTVRGTSALISGLVIMPGALVTAMLSPTSGKLYDQYGARVLAPIGLGITFVGTVILSSLALDTPLWVPVVGQFIRQVGLVLVMMPIQTEAFNAVPLALMPDASAAFTTVRQVAASFGTAALITVYSLVTLAQKQAGHSLKVAEMQGIHTAFWMASLIIVVSGLLTLLLHKRQPSA
- a CDS encoding phosphoketolase gives rise to the protein MAVDFDSKEYLAKVDAWWRATNYLSAGMIFLKSNPLFSVTGTPIVADDVKVKPIGHWGTISGQTFLYAHANRLINKYGLNMFYIGGPGHGGQVMVTNSYLDGSYTENYPEITQDVEGMSKLFKKFSFPGGIGSHMTAQTPGSLHEGGELGYSLSHATGAILDNPDQIAFTVIGDGEVETGPSMTAWHSIKFINPKNDGAVLPILDLNGFKISNPTIFSRMSDEEITKFFEGLGYSPRFIENDDIHDYTAYHELAAKVLDQAIEDIQAIQKDARENGKYADGTIAAWPVIIARLPKGWGGPTHDESGAPIEGSFRAHQVPLPLAQKKLATLPKFEEWMNSYKPTELFNADGTLKAEVAEMAPKGDKRMASNPLANGGRARGEKATDLTLPDWKEFTNDITAENRGTELADGNRNMDMNVLSGYFAAVSKLNPTSFRIFGPDETMSNRLWEMFNITNRQWMEEVKEPFDQYEASEGRILDSQLSEHQAEGWLEAYTLTGRVGVFASYESFLRVVDSMITQHFKWLRHASEQSWRNDYPSLNLISTSTVFQQDHNGYTHQDPGMLTHLAEKKSDFIRQYLPADGNSLLAVFGRAFTERHKVNHIVASKQPRQQWFSVEEAAELATEGLKVIDWASTAPEGKADIVFASAGVEPTIETLAALNIVNHAFPDVAMRYVNVVELMRLQKKNGPMNEERSLTDEEFTKFFGESGTPVVFGFHGYEDLIESFFYERAHLGLHVHGYREDGDITTTYDMRVYSHLDRFHQAKEAVEALLANGVVDEAKAAGFFKEMDDILAKHFDVTRNEGRDIEEFTDWKWSPLV
- a CDS encoding ABC-F family ATP-binding cassette domain-containing protein is translated as MLTVSNVSVAFSGKKLYDEVNLKFTPGNTYGVIGANGAGKSTFLKVLEGKLAPTTGNVSMEANERMSSLVQDHFAFDEFTVLDTVMQGYKELHDVKNEMDAIYLHDPFTDEDGIRVGDLSARFEEMNGWTAETDAIQLLQSIGIDESMHHTLMADLPESTKVKVLLAQALFGNPDILILDEPTNGLDTKTIAWLEDFLADYQNIVIVVSHDRHFLNAVSTMILDVDFGKIKLFVGNYDFWKESSELAARLQSNANAKKEEQIKELQDFIARFSANASKSKQATSRKKQLDKITLDDIQPSTRKYPYIHFDINREIGNDLVRVENLSKTIDGVKLLDDITFTLSPNEKTLVMAENDVAATVLLDILAGRLEPDSGTVTWGVTTTRDYLAKDMGSNFEKPDMPILDFLRDYASKEENDNTFLRGLLGRMLFRGEDAEKTLDVLSGGEKVRVMLSKLMLTKANVLILDDPTNHLDLESITSLNDGLVDYQGALIFTSHDHTFAQTIADHIVVVSDQGSIDRAETTYDEFMAHPEVQKQMLEKSIVL
- a CDS encoding GntR family transcriptional regulator, whose protein sequence is MIDLQKRINAGAFETLKLPDERSLAAEYNVSRSSIKRAVSGLVGQGIIFKKRGAGTFVNPLYLKNKSLFRSMGANLGVSDSFRHNGETPAIHLLSAKKEPADEETRLALFLEPGEEVWNVSRLRTLQSKYFMLEKALIPVKLLPMATEENFKYSMFHYAETATKKAVTKSFVTVTVEPSNARDQQMLDLNENEPVGVMSGIYFLDDGTPFEYGTMRVHYRYMHYNSFVSMDGE
- a CDS encoding MATE family efflux transporter codes for the protein MQDLTKGNPAKLIVLFTLPIIVGYLFQNLYNIIDTLIVGQTLGVKALAAVGSTGAIMFLSLGFVGGLTSGMSIITAQRYGAKDMQGVKRSFGQSIMAAFVVTIFLTAIGMVGLRPLLVIMQTPTPIFEMAHIFILVIWGGVITQVGYNVLANAMRAVGNSRAPLYHLILGMLINIVLELIFILVFKWGTAGAAFATVVAYGISTLTSWWHIVRYIPALHITWADLKWDRAEIRTHLSAGLPMGFQQSIIAIGSMTLQAAINSLGTDSVAGYTAASKVDQILVLVLMSFGVTMATYVAQNYGAREYQRIIDGMKRVLQMSIGSAVVLGVAEIIFGHYLVNLFLNEAGGHAGEVKHLAQIFFWANGPFYAILAVLFVLRYALQGLGDTKTPTMAGIGEMLMRSLAAFTLVVWLGFFGASFSNPLAWMASVSFLVPAWLKFHKKIMRQIQNQDESQLKL